The proteins below come from a single bacterium BMS3Abin14 genomic window:
- the gmk gene encoding guanylate kinase has translation MKIYPDENGREGKGILFVISSPSGGGKSTIARRLIAALSGIVISVSHTTREPRQGEVDGSEYHFVSPEEFERIRAGGGFVEWAEVYGEFYGTSRKEIDRITGTGKDVLLDIDVQGGQQIRERFSGAVLIFVVPPERAELEKRLQKRGTESPDQINRRLAAEAGELALIPYYDYAIRNDDLEEAFCAVRSIITAERCRVSRRANNEVSARRY, from the coding sequence ATGAAGATTTACCCGGACGAAAACGGCCGGGAAGGGAAGGGGATCCTGTTCGTTATCTCCTCTCCGTCCGGTGGAGGTAAATCTACCATAGCCAGACGGTTGATCGCCGCCTTGTCCGGGATCGTCATCTCCGTATCGCACACCACCAGGGAACCCAGACAGGGGGAGGTTGACGGTTCCGAGTATCACTTCGTTTCGCCCGAGGAGTTCGAACGAATCAGGGCCGGGGGAGGTTTTGTCGAATGGGCTGAGGTCTATGGAGAATTTTACGGCACCTCCAGGAAGGAGATCGACCGGATAACCGGAACGGGGAAGGATGTGCTTCTGGACATTGATGTGCAGGGAGGGCAGCAGATCCGGGAACGTTTTTCGGGAGCTGTACTGATTTTTGTCGTGCCTCCGGAAAGGGCCGAGCTCGAAAAGAGGCTCCAGAAAAGAGGGACCGAATCACCTGATCAGATAAATCGGCGTCTTGCTGCTGAGGCCGGTGAGCTTGCCTTGATACCGTATTATGATTATGCTATTCGAAACGATGACCTGGAGGAGGCGTTTTGTGCTGTCCGTTCCATTATAACGGCCGAACGCTGCCGGGTGTCCAGGCGTGCCAATAATGAAGTTTCAGCGAGGAGGTATTAA
- the mtrA gene encoding DNA-binding response regulator MtrA: protein MPGLKILVIEDDQFFQQYVNDLLQDFNVDLINAMDGEEGLLLAQSEKPDLILTDIEIPKIQGFVLLNQLKEMPQTADIPVVLMSGKVEKDLLDKHSRLSVHAEGYLLKPFSRAELHGEITRVMGPDALTADGVSGDASAEESLPVAPAPVLPPTAEGAGIKKRSRPLVLVVDDSSYVLIQTSDLLKEAGLDVDVAMDGDAGLAKCMEIRPDIVLLDVQMPSSNGFIVCETLKKNPDTRTIPVILMSAVVDTDSFERHSRLKYHADAYLQKPFKRAELLDLIFGHLAMDPSSDGVQSRTGFLFQDENRLPVEQSERETRLAVRLAEIEGKLNEAAELLESHRSREEAFQKEIDNLRKDNDQFAEERKEELRQWEDRRRRLVEKVTIASRRAEEAVGEAEEIRNNGLKLKMDMEAALMAKAEIEEQAKSVVEGMKNSLGGAESDDGLARLGKENIELRSRLAEAGAGAASLVRLQSDLDRAREENRELRESMSSMPDRSGLNEEIKNLQEQLKAANAGTTAGNEEKLGLQSTIDSLHAEKGKAREEEKKAAEKMAEALDDFNRIRVEAENLRAQLAEAQQLALQTETLEKELDSLRTTAGEAKGLRDLNGKLRAELEGLKQSCAALSESLEHEREKMSIAQKEAEFARKELEGAQEERKRSAGLKRDLEEKTNRLETLQAQSRILEKENHLLQERLQAGIQSGGVSLQAGQANPQEELLSSRLSQLEQVLRRTVGDAQAVLMDQQGKEKGLEEKINTLVNTLEAERKEHGKEREEWRSREVDLKNSMEEFFDERSRRMGEELSRLYPIPVARAQRPLEVVRPGRRFGSFALIGLLLLIAILLGYLVISRLPEKKLPAGQGRLQGQTMILPHGPGRPDPGQGIIQQPVNC from the coding sequence ATGCCTGGGTTGAAGATCCTTGTCATTGAGGATGACCAGTTTTTTCAGCAATATGTCAACGACCTCCTGCAGGATTTTAACGTTGACCTTATTAACGCCATGGATGGCGAGGAAGGGCTTCTCCTTGCCCAATCGGAGAAGCCTGACCTGATCCTTACCGACATTGAAATTCCTAAAATCCAGGGATTTGTCCTGTTGAACCAGTTAAAGGAGATGCCTCAGACAGCCGATATTCCCGTGGTCCTCATGTCCGGGAAGGTGGAAAAGGACCTTCTTGACAAGCATTCACGGCTGAGCGTTCACGCCGAAGGGTACCTCCTGAAGCCTTTTTCCCGGGCTGAGCTCCACGGAGAAATCACCAGAGTCATGGGGCCGGATGCCCTGACGGCGGACGGAGTTTCCGGTGATGCTTCCGCAGAAGAATCACTGCCCGTGGCGCCTGCCCCCGTCTTGCCCCCCACCGCTGAAGGGGCCGGGATTAAGAAACGATCCAGGCCGCTGGTCCTTGTGGTTGATGATTCCTCCTATGTTTTAATCCAGACAAGCGATCTCTTAAAGGAAGCCGGGTTGGATGTCGATGTTGCCATGGATGGGGATGCAGGCCTTGCCAAATGCATGGAGATCAGGCCGGACATCGTTCTCCTGGATGTGCAGATGCCTTCAAGCAACGGTTTCATCGTCTGTGAGACGCTTAAGAAAAACCCGGACACGAGAACAATTCCAGTAATTCTCATGTCGGCAGTGGTTGATACTGATTCATTTGAACGGCATTCCAGGCTGAAATACCATGCCGACGCCTATCTGCAGAAGCCCTTTAAGAGGGCCGAACTGCTGGATCTGATTTTCGGGCACCTTGCGATGGATCCATCGTCGGACGGAGTGCAGAGCAGGACCGGTTTTCTTTTTCAGGATGAAAACAGATTGCCGGTGGAACAGTCGGAAAGGGAAACCCGGTTGGCTGTCAGGCTCGCCGAAATTGAAGGCAAACTTAATGAGGCGGCTGAATTGCTGGAATCGCACCGATCCCGGGAGGAGGCTTTCCAAAAGGAGATCGATAATCTTCGGAAGGATAATGATCAGTTTGCCGAGGAACGGAAAGAAGAACTTCGCCAATGGGAGGATCGTAGAAGACGGCTTGTTGAAAAAGTCACAATTGCTTCCAGACGTGCAGAAGAGGCAGTCGGGGAAGCCGAGGAGATCAGGAACAATGGCCTGAAGCTGAAAATGGACATGGAAGCAGCCCTTATGGCCAAGGCCGAAATAGAGGAACAGGCCAAATCTGTAGTTGAGGGCATGAAGAATAGTCTGGGCGGCGCCGAATCGGATGATGGCCTTGCTCGTCTCGGCAAGGAGAATATTGAGCTGCGGAGCCGTCTGGCTGAGGCAGGGGCCGGAGCAGCAAGCCTGGTGCGGCTGCAGTCCGATCTGGACCGGGCCAGGGAGGAAAACCGTGAGCTCAGGGAGTCCATGTCTTCCATGCCGGACCGCTCGGGCTTGAATGAGGAAATAAAAAACCTCCAGGAGCAACTGAAAGCTGCCAACGCCGGGACCACCGCCGGCAACGAGGAGAAACTTGGACTTCAATCCACCATCGATTCACTGCATGCCGAGAAGGGGAAAGCTCGGGAAGAGGAAAAAAAGGCAGCTGAAAAAATGGCCGAGGCCCTCGATGATTTTAACCGGATCCGGGTGGAGGCTGAGAATTTAAGAGCACAACTGGCCGAGGCTCAGCAATTGGCCCTTCAGACGGAGACACTGGAGAAAGAGCTGGATTCCCTGAGAACGACGGCAGGGGAAGCCAAGGGGTTGCGGGACCTCAATGGAAAATTGCGTGCTGAACTGGAAGGGCTAAAGCAATCCTGCGCGGCCCTTTCCGAAAGCCTGGAGCACGAACGCGAGAAAATGTCCATTGCTCAGAAAGAGGCCGAATTTGCCCGAAAGGAGTTGGAAGGTGCGCAGGAGGAAAGAAAACGTTCTGCCGGGCTGAAAAGGGATCTTGAGGAGAAGACGAACAGGTTGGAGACATTGCAGGCTCAAAGCCGGATACTGGAAAAGGAAAATCATCTTTTGCAGGAGCGCCTCCAGGCCGGAATTCAATCGGGCGGCGTTTCGCTTCAGGCGGGGCAGGCCAACCCTCAGGAGGAACTCCTTTCCAGCCGGTTAAGCCAGTTGGAGCAGGTCCTGAGGCGAACCGTAGGTGATGCCCAAGCTGTTCTCATGGATCAACAGGGTAAGGAGAAGGGGCTTGAGGAGAAGATAAACACCCTTGTGAATACCCTTGAGGCTGAACGGAAAGAGCATGGAAAAGAAAGGGAGGAATGGCGTTCCCGTGAAGTCGACCTCAAAAATAGCATGGAGGAATTTTTTGATGAGCGCAGCAGACGGATGGGGGAGGAATTGTCACGGCTTTACCCCATTCCCGTCGCAAGGGCGCAGCGCCCCCTTGAGGTAGTTCGTCCGGGCCGCCGATTTGGATCTTTTGCCCTCATTGGCCTGCTTTTGCTGATAGCCATTCTCCTGGGCTACCTGGTGATCTCACGATTACCGGAGAAAAAACTCCCCGCCGGCCAGGGGAGGCTTCAGGGACAGACTATGATATTACCACATGGCCCAGGGCGGCCCGACCCCGGCCAGGGCATAATACAGCAACCCGTCAATTGTTGA
- the relA gene encoding GTP pyrophosphokinase: MIRLGDILDRVQSYNSKADLELINRAYVFSAKAHAGHVRQSGEPYLIHPIEVASILTEMKMDVTTIVVGLLHDTVEDTEITREDLQRHFGEETAFLVDGLTKISRLEFATSQHAQAENLRRMIISMAKDIRVIMVKLADRLHNMRTLEHLNPEKQVKIAGETMDIYAPLANRLGISWIQGELEDISFRYLHPEAYRALNAKVQARRKEYETYIKKAIKILNKAIADHNIDGEVTGRIKHLYSVYSKMKAQSLTFEQIYDLIAFRILVNSVKDCYGVLGIIHSMFKPIPGRFKDYIGVPKSNHYQSLHTTVIGPFREQMEVQIRTWEMHQTAEDGIAAHWRYKAGEQPVPDKDIKRFTWFKHILEELSDLEDPRELMETVRTDLFPDEVYVFTPKGQVKEFPHGATPIDFAYSIHTDVGNWCVGAKVNGRIVPLKYKLKNGDMVEITTSKNHKPSKDWLKLAATNSARSKIRNFIKREEREKSLGIGEELLDRELKKMGTSLKKVLKTDALEKVASTFGFHKAQDLIATVGFGKYSSRQILGRLFPAEQIDDMLGHEEEVKARTKQARVRAQKDGIVVDGVDDLMVRFAHCCNPLPGDEVVGIITRGRGISVHTVDCPNVLAEGYDHDRMVKINWDTRAKVPRLVRIRVISEDKKGILAEMTAVISSRNINISHADISTTADLRAENIFEVQVEDLGQLQSLLKNLEAVKGVMSVQRIKAK; the protein is encoded by the coding sequence ATGATAAGGCTGGGTGACATACTTGATCGGGTCCAGAGCTACAATTCGAAAGCTGACCTGGAACTCATCAACAGGGCATATGTTTTTTCGGCCAAGGCCCATGCCGGGCATGTCCGCCAATCCGGGGAGCCGTATCTCATTCATCCCATCGAGGTTGCGTCTATCCTGACCGAGATGAAGATGGATGTGACTACCATCGTGGTGGGGCTGCTCCACGACACAGTCGAGGACACGGAGATTACCCGTGAGGACCTCCAGCGTCATTTTGGCGAGGAGACTGCCTTTCTGGTCGATGGATTGACAAAGATCAGCCGTCTGGAGTTCGCGACTTCGCAGCATGCACAGGCTGAAAACCTTCGACGGATGATCATCTCAATGGCCAAGGACATTCGGGTCATTATGGTGAAGCTCGCGGATCGGCTCCACAACATGCGCACCCTGGAACACCTCAACCCGGAAAAGCAGGTGAAGATTGCCGGGGAGACCATGGATATCTACGCCCCCCTGGCGAACCGGCTCGGGATTTCCTGGATCCAGGGAGAGCTGGAGGACATATCATTCCGGTATCTTCACCCCGAGGCATACAGGGCGCTGAATGCCAAGGTCCAGGCCAGGCGCAAGGAGTATGAGACTTACATCAAGAAAGCCATCAAGATCCTGAACAAGGCCATTGCAGACCATAACATTGATGGTGAAGTGACGGGACGGATCAAACATCTGTACAGCGTCTATAGCAAGATGAAAGCCCAGAGCCTGACCTTTGAACAGATATACGATCTCATCGCTTTCAGAATACTCGTGAATTCGGTCAAGGACTGCTACGGTGTTCTGGGGATTATCCATTCAATGTTCAAACCGATCCCCGGCAGATTCAAGGACTATATAGGTGTTCCCAAGTCGAATCACTATCAATCCCTTCATACCACGGTCATCGGCCCCTTCCGTGAGCAGATGGAGGTCCAGATCCGTACATGGGAAATGCATCAGACAGCCGAAGACGGGATTGCCGCCCACTGGCGTTACAAGGCCGGCGAACAGCCCGTTCCGGACAAGGATATCAAACGATTTACCTGGTTTAAGCATATTCTGGAAGAGCTGAGTGATCTGGAAGATCCAAGGGAACTGATGGAAACGGTGCGCACTGATCTGTTCCCTGACGAGGTGTATGTTTTTACCCCCAAGGGACAGGTCAAGGAATTCCCCCATGGCGCTACCCCTATTGATTTTGCCTACAGCATACATACCGATGTCGGCAACTGGTGTGTCGGCGCCAAGGTCAACGGTCGAATTGTTCCCCTGAAGTACAAATTGAAGAATGGGGACATGGTCGAGATTACAACTTCGAAAAACCATAAACCAAGCAAGGACTGGCTGAAGCTGGCCGCGACAAACAGCGCCAGATCAAAGATCCGCAACTTCATTAAAAGGGAAGAAAGAGAAAAGAGCCTGGGGATAGGGGAGGAACTGCTGGACCGTGAACTCAAGAAGATGGGCACAAGCCTCAAGAAGGTGCTCAAGACCGATGCGCTTGAAAAGGTCGCTTCAACGTTCGGGTTCCATAAAGCGCAGGACCTGATCGCCACGGTGGGATTTGGAAAATATTCCTCCAGGCAGATCCTCGGCAGATTGTTCCCTGCGGAACAGATTGACGACATGCTCGGTCATGAAGAAGAGGTAAAGGCCAGGACCAAACAGGCCCGGGTCCGGGCGCAAAAGGACGGGATCGTGGTGGATGGAGTCGATGATCTCATGGTCCGATTCGCCCATTGCTGCAATCCGCTTCCGGGAGATGAGGTCGTGGGGATAATCACACGCGGCAGAGGTATCTCCGTGCACACTGTGGATTGTCCTAACGTACTTGCCGAAGGGTACGATCACGACCGGATGGTGAAGATCAATTGGGATACCAGGGCAAAGGTCCCGAGGCTTGTCAGGATAAGGGTGATCTCGGAGGATAAAAAAGGAATTCTGGCCGAGATGACAGCAGTAATTTCATCCCGGAATATCAATATTTCCCATGCCGATATCAGTACGACGGCCGATTTAAGGGCCGAGAACATCTTTGAGGTCCAGGTGGAAGATCTTGGGCAGCTTCAGAGCCTCCTGAAAAACCTGGAGGCTGTTAAAGGAGTGATGTCGGTGCAGAGGATCAAGGCAAAGTGA
- a CDS encoding DNA-directed RNA polymerase subunit omega, which produces MDLRVLEKSLENQPNRFELTMMAVARARELSAGEKPLIEVSKDEKVAIVALKELAAGLLVPATLEEMESIREETRLEREKARRKAMEAVEAEAESEMNSQSASSADGSTSP; this is translated from the coding sequence ATGGATTTGAGAGTCCTTGAAAAATCTCTTGAAAATCAACCCAACCGATTCGAATTGACGATGATGGCTGTCGCCAGGGCGAGGGAACTCAGCGCCGGGGAGAAACCGTTGATTGAGGTCAGCAAAGACGAGAAGGTGGCAATCGTGGCCTTAAAAGAGCTTGCCGCCGGCCTTCTTGTCCCGGCTACCCTTGAGGAGATGGAGAGCATCCGGGAGGAGACAAGACTCGAGAGAGAGAAAGCACGGAGGAAGGCCATGGAGGCCGTCGAAGCCGAGGCGGAAAGCGAAATGAACAGCCAGAGCGCTTCGTCCGCCGACGGGTCGACTTCTCCCTGA
- the phoP_5 gene encoding alkaline phosphatase synthesis transcriptional regulatory protein PhoP: MDRIQDLLSQVRKNPNRPDLHSSLGRLYLQRGDRVAASKHFLSSARLFADRRSPSRNINKAVASLRKLIRDFPENHDSYYLLADLHLEMEDTESAIVIYRSLADIYQRDGKLLMAVSVYDKITNSDPENMDGWIKFADLNKEAGMPFHSSHSYMRAAFLSSGMGRSSEEYDLALRALKVDPENKPALELIGRLIKEGNGAKHDMEELVSLSRELDRDGHSEQALTLISMLESASGEQRFAVMAAQMRERLGKDGTPETEIAHRNKSFSGKYSGMKVLIVDDEREIILLLEQILKEEGFQVLMARDGQQGYDIFMRERPRLVVSDAMLPKLHGFELCKRIKEEAGESTRVMILTAVYKKYKYKGKVEKEYGVDEYLDKPFQITEFIDTLYRMAKAVSGKPDMKNAALDNGKNSAEGLFFLIAGDNEELLSEVSSFCDRKGCAFKAVRDAKSMISFLEGVVPDILLVTDQLRDLAPPAAAWLVERVLGIRSATRVFITGSAIPGERDSSDFHHTVSAPVNFETLNAIVRLHRGADARTGLRGKEKKIGVDGRRMEALIRSKVERVLKSQYQLEHYYTGKIQKLEDELGAIKARGKGKDTARGNGQ; the protein is encoded by the coding sequence ATGGACAGGATTCAGGACCTGCTCAGTCAGGTAAGGAAAAATCCTAATCGCCCCGACCTTCACAGCAGCCTTGGGAGGCTGTATCTTCAGAGGGGCGACAGGGTTGCTGCATCGAAACACTTTCTTTCCTCTGCAAGGCTCTTCGCCGACAGGAGAAGTCCATCCCGAAACATCAACAAGGCTGTGGCATCCCTGAGAAAATTGATCCGCGATTTTCCCGAAAATCATGACTCGTATTATCTGCTGGCTGATCTTCATCTGGAAATGGAAGATACGGAATCGGCCATCGTTATTTATCGTTCCCTCGCCGATATATACCAGAGGGACGGAAAGCTCCTCATGGCTGTTTCGGTATACGACAAGATAACCAACTCCGATCCTGAAAATATGGATGGGTGGATAAAGTTTGCGGACCTGAATAAAGAGGCGGGTATGCCCTTCCACTCATCACATTCCTATATGCGGGCTGCGTTCCTGAGCTCCGGCATGGGCAGATCGTCCGAGGAGTACGATCTTGCCCTGAGAGCGCTTAAGGTGGACCCGGAAAACAAGCCCGCGCTTGAGTTGATAGGCCGCCTCATAAAAGAGGGCAATGGGGCAAAACATGATATGGAAGAATTGGTTTCCCTGTCAAGGGAACTGGACAGAGATGGCCATTCGGAGCAGGCTCTGACCCTCATTTCTATGCTGGAAAGCGCTTCCGGGGAGCAACGATTTGCCGTCATGGCCGCACAGATGCGTGAGAGGTTGGGCAAGGATGGAACACCGGAGACGGAAATTGCCCATCGTAATAAATCATTTTCAGGCAAGTACTCCGGCATGAAGGTTCTCATTGTCGATGATGAGAGGGAAATCATTCTTCTGCTTGAACAGATACTCAAGGAGGAGGGATTTCAGGTTCTGATGGCCAGGGATGGTCAACAGGGATACGACATTTTCATGCGTGAAAGGCCTCGTCTGGTGGTCTCGGATGCGATGTTGCCCAAACTGCACGGCTTTGAACTGTGCAAGAGAATAAAGGAGGAAGCCGGCGAGTCCACAAGGGTGATGATCCTGACTGCGGTGTACAAGAAGTACAAATACAAGGGCAAGGTAGAGAAAGAATATGGCGTTGATGAGTATCTGGACAAACCTTTCCAGATCACGGAGTTTATTGACACCCTGTATCGAATGGCCAAGGCGGTATCCGGCAAGCCGGACATGAAAAATGCTGCCCTCGATAATGGGAAAAATTCGGCCGAAGGTCTTTTTTTCCTGATTGCAGGGGATAATGAGGAGCTTCTTTCCGAGGTCTCGTCCTTTTGCGACCGGAAAGGCTGTGCGTTCAAGGCTGTTCGGGATGCAAAGTCCATGATCTCTTTCCTCGAGGGAGTAGTGCCGGACATCCTGCTGGTGACCGATCAGCTGCGTGATCTGGCGCCCCCCGCAGCTGCCTGGCTGGTTGAAAGGGTGTTGGGTATTCGATCTGCCACGAGGGTGTTCATCACAGGAAGCGCCATTCCCGGGGAACGGGACTCCTCCGACTTTCATCACACTGTTTCGGCGCCCGTTAATTTTGAAACTCTCAATGCAATCGTCCGGTTGCACAGAGGTGCCGATGCCCGTACCGGCCTGAGGGGAAAAGAGAAAAAAATCGGGGTAGACGGAAGACGGATGGAGGCATTGATCAGGAGCAAGGTCGAGAGGGTATTGAAGAGCCAATATCAGCTGGAACACTACTACACCGGAAAGATCCAGAAGCTGGAGGATGAACTCGGGGCTATCAAGGCCAGGGGCAAAGGGAAAGACACGGCCAGGGGAAACGGCCAATGA
- the argC gene encoding N-acetyl-gamma-glutamyl-phosphate reductase, whose translation MTARVGIIGATGYTGMELIRILLRHPEADLTYASSRRWAGKHLFEAFPALSGQTDLRFRALDPAEAALESDLVFVCLPHGGAMDTSAALMEKGVRTIDLSADFRLREREVYEEWYGPHSQAQLLSAAVNGFPELFRGEICDALLVANPGCYPTSIILGLVPLVEKGLLKTNSIIADCKSGVSGAGREPKDNLHFPEVEGNFSAYGIAGVHRHTPEIDQELTRVGGMEVKVTFSPHLLPVSRGIFSTIYAEPADSLDEEAVCDLYRERYGDEPFVRIRENQEPLPTLKEVRGTNMCIIAPRIDRRNGKVIIISCLDNLVKGASGQAVQNMNVMLGLPETLGLLDLPLIP comes from the coding sequence ATGACCGCCAGAGTGGGCATAATCGGGGCAACGGGTTATACGGGGATGGAGCTCATCCGGATTCTGCTGCGTCACCCCGAGGCGGACCTGACATACGCCTCGTCCAGAAGGTGGGCCGGAAAGCATCTTTTCGAGGCATTTCCAGCCTTGTCCGGACAGACGGACCTGAGGTTCAGGGCCTTGGATCCGGCCGAGGCAGCCCTGGAATCGGACCTGGTTTTCGTTTGCCTTCCCCACGGGGGGGCCATGGATACCTCAGCTGCCCTGATGGAAAAAGGGGTTCGAACCATCGACCTGAGCGCCGACTTCAGGTTGCGGGAACGGGAGGTCTACGAGGAGTGGTATGGTCCCCACAGTCAGGCCCAACTGCTTTCGGCCGCCGTAAACGGCTTCCCCGAGCTTTTCCGGGGGGAAATATGTGACGCTTTACTTGTGGCCAACCCGGGGTGTTATCCGACCAGCATAATCCTGGGGTTGGTCCCGCTTGTGGAAAAGGGTCTTCTGAAGACGAATTCTATTATTGCAGACTGCAAGTCCGGTGTAAGCGGAGCCGGAAGGGAACCTAAGGATAATCTCCATTTTCCAGAGGTGGAGGGCAACTTCTCGGCCTATGGAATTGCCGGCGTGCACAGGCACACTCCCGAGATTGACCAGGAACTGACCAGGGTAGGGGGGATGGAAGTCAAGGTGACCTTTTCCCCGCATTTGCTTCCGGTCAGCAGGGGGATATTCTCGACAATCTATGCCGAACCAGCTGATTCCCTTGATGAGGAAGCCGTCTGTGATCTGTACAGGGAACGATACGGGGATGAGCCGTTCGTACGGATCCGTGAGAATCAGGAACCGCTTCCGACCTTGAAGGAGGTTCGCGGAACCAACATGTGCATCATCGCCCCCAGGATAGATCGGAGAAACGGAAAGGTGATAATTATATCCTGTCTGGATAATCTTGTGAAAGGGGCCTCCGGACAGGCTGTACAGAACATGAATGTCATGCTGGGCCTTCCCGAGACCCTCGGGCTGCTGGATCTGCCCCTTATTCCGTAG